From Azospirillum sp. TSA2s, a single genomic window includes:
- a CDS encoding DUF1636 domain-containing protein, producing the protein MTVELVVCETCRRPEDPPDATRPGAELVALMERALADQPDLAALVRLRPMRCLMSCRRPCAVAVRSAARMSYVLGDFAPDEMTVETLTAYLRAYAATDDGIVPFKQWPQGVKGRFVSRLPPLEEPDGRV; encoded by the coding sequence ATGACCGTCGAGCTTGTCGTTTGTGAAACCTGCCGCCGGCCGGAAGACCCGCCCGACGCCACGCGGCCGGGGGCGGAACTGGTGGCGCTGATGGAGCGGGCGCTGGCCGACCAGCCCGATCTGGCGGCGCTGGTGCGGCTGCGGCCGATGCGCTGCCTGATGAGCTGCCGGCGCCCTTGCGCCGTCGCGGTGCGCTCCGCCGCTCGGATGAGCTATGTGCTGGGCGACTTCGCCCCGGACGAGATGACGGTGGAGACGCTGACCGCCTATCTGCGCGCCTATGCCGCCACCGATGACGGGATCGTTCCGTTCAAGCAATGGCCGCAGGGCGTCAAGGGTCGTTTCGTTTCCCGACTCCCGCCGCTGGAGGAGCCGGACGGTCGGGTTTGA
- a CDS encoding ATP-binding protein, with protein sequence MTPPPAAPLSPFGSSPDAAMFAAVVEASGGGIAVSDATLPNHPIVYCNRAFLEMVGYAADEVIGQDGSFLQGPATDPETASAIRAALAEARPLSVEVLNYRKDGTAFWNALSLRPVPGPNGSTRWIAASCADVTHSRRSQEELRAAEEQLTKLAAETFALAEKLDGAREEAEAARIAAENASRAKSRFLAMMSHELRTPMTAVIGMGDLLMGSGLNDQQKAFVKTLRSSADTLMTILNDVLDFSKIEAGQLTLEEIDFSLPRLVEDVVQLFLVRAAAKGLSLSASIAEDTPRHIRGDPTRLRQVLFNLVSNAIKFTDRGAIEIAVWSPDPPVGPSSDLGAPDGSVILRFEVQDNGIGMTAEQRARLFDAFVQADVSTSRKYGGTGLGLAICKRLVEAMGGEITVSSAPGRGSTFRFSIRSRLAEAQPAADLGSRPALSAAEMPEPTRVPLRLLLAEDNDINRMLIVAMMTRIGHQIDAVTDGRAALAAVTAADYDALILDMEMPVLDGRSTARAIRRMDGPVARIPIVGLSADALPEHRDGHMAAGLDAYLTKPIDWEQLNAVLIDLATRPQDGRVVPMPSRPPAEGGQFSSLPLIDRVKLAELRLALGGEALDGMLQLLPETALRELTAIRSALQAGRPKELKQAAHTLTGLAANFGAPRMAAIARAINDSPADTEKVAALLPLLETTVAATSSLVRDPAESIPSPPGERVRVRGSRGEDLQESRTLRFPPNPPCASPSPRPSPRGLWHSHNPNYC encoded by the coding sequence TTGACCCCGCCGCCCGCCGCCCCCCTGTCCCCCTTCGGCAGTTCGCCCGACGCAGCGATGTTCGCCGCCGTGGTGGAGGCCAGCGGCGGCGGCATCGCCGTGTCCGACGCCACCCTCCCCAACCACCCCATCGTCTATTGCAACCGCGCCTTCCTGGAGATGGTCGGCTATGCGGCCGACGAGGTGATCGGCCAGGACGGCAGCTTCCTGCAGGGGCCGGCCACCGACCCGGAGACGGCGTCGGCCATCCGCGCCGCGCTGGCCGAGGCGAGGCCGCTGTCGGTGGAGGTGCTGAATTACCGCAAGGACGGCACCGCCTTCTGGAACGCGCTGAGCCTGCGGCCGGTGCCGGGGCCTAATGGTTCGACGCGCTGGATCGCCGCCTCCTGCGCCGACGTCACCCACAGCCGCCGGTCGCAGGAAGAACTGCGCGCCGCCGAGGAGCAGCTGACCAAGCTGGCGGCCGAGACCTTCGCCCTGGCCGAGAAGCTGGACGGCGCGCGGGAGGAGGCGGAGGCCGCCCGCATCGCGGCGGAGAACGCCAGCCGCGCCAAGTCGCGCTTCCTGGCGATGATGAGCCACGAGCTGCGCACGCCGATGACCGCGGTGATCGGCATGGGCGACCTGCTGATGGGCAGCGGGCTGAACGACCAGCAGAAGGCCTTCGTCAAGACGCTGCGCTCGTCGGCCGACACGCTGATGACGATCCTGAACGACGTGCTCGACTTCTCCAAGATCGAGGCGGGACAGCTGACGCTGGAGGAGATCGACTTCTCGCTGCCCCGGCTGGTGGAGGACGTGGTCCAGCTGTTCCTGGTGCGGGCGGCGGCCAAGGGGCTGAGCCTGTCGGCCTCCATCGCCGAGGACACGCCGCGCCACATCCGCGGCGACCCGACCCGGCTGCGGCAGGTGCTGTTCAATCTGGTGTCCAACGCCATCAAGTTCACCGACCGCGGCGCCATCGAGATCGCCGTGTGGTCGCCCGACCCTCCCGTTGGCCCGTCGAGCGACTTGGGCGCGCCGGATGGCTCCGTGATCCTGCGGTTCGAGGTGCAGGACAACGGCATCGGCATGACGGCGGAGCAGCGCGCCCGCCTGTTCGATGCCTTCGTCCAGGCCGACGTGTCGACCAGCCGCAAATATGGCGGCACCGGGCTGGGGCTGGCGATCTGCAAGCGGCTGGTGGAGGCGATGGGCGGCGAGATCACCGTCTCCAGCGCGCCCGGCCGCGGGTCCACCTTCCGCTTCTCGATCCGCAGCCGGCTGGCGGAGGCGCAGCCGGCCGCCGACCTCGGTTCCCGGCCGGCCCTGTCGGCGGCGGAGATGCCGGAGCCGACGCGGGTGCCGCTGCGGCTTCTGCTGGCCGAGGACAACGACATCAACCGCATGCTGATCGTCGCCATGATGACCCGCATCGGCCACCAGATCGACGCGGTGACCGACGGGCGGGCGGCGCTGGCCGCGGTGACGGCGGCCGATTACGACGCGCTGATCCTGGACATGGAGATGCCGGTGCTGGACGGCCGGTCGACGGCGCGGGCGATCCGCCGGATGGACGGGCCGGTGGCGCGCATCCCAATCGTCGGGCTGTCGGCCGACGCCCTGCCGGAACACCGCGATGGCCATATGGCGGCCGGGCTGGACGCCTATCTGACCAAGCCGATCGACTGGGAGCAGTTGAACGCCGTGCTGATCGATCTGGCGACCCGGCCGCAGGACGGGCGGGTGGTGCCGATGCCCAGCCGTCCGCCGGCGGAGGGCGGCCAGTTCTCGTCCCTGCCGCTGATCGACCGGGTCAAGCTGGCGGAGCTGCGGCTGGCGCTGGGCGGGGAGGCGCTGGACGGCATGCTGCAACTGCTGCCGGAGACGGCGTTGCGCGAACTGACGGCGATCCGCTCCGCCCTGCAGGCCGGACGGCCGAAGGAGCTGAAGCAGGCGGCCCACACGCTGACCGGGCTGGCCGCCAATTTCGGCGCCCCGCGCATGGCCGCCATCGCCCGCGCCATCAACGACAGCCCGGCCGACACCGAGAAGGTCGCGGCATTGCTGCCCCTGCTGGAGACCACCGTCGCCGCCACCAGCAGCCTAGTGCGCGACCCGGCAGAAAGTATCCCCTCTCCCCCCGGGGAGAGGGTTAGGGTGAGGGGGTCGCGCGGCGAGGATCTTCAAGAATCGCGCACTCTCCGCTTCCCACCAAATCCACCCTGTGCATCCCCCTCACCCCGACCCTCTCCCCGGGGGCTATGGCATTCACACAATCCCAACTATTGCTAA
- a CDS encoding MaoC family dehydratase: MAGRYFEDFRIGDVIESEGATLTDSQIMDFALRFDPQPFHMDAAAAADGPFQGLIASGFHTLSLTFRLIRDTGIITGTSLGGSGMDELRWLRPVRPGDTIRARVEVVETIPSRRGGRGTVRLAYTTVNQRGEPVMTCIMNHIIAGRGGPQTVEV; encoded by the coding sequence ATGGCCGGCCGCTATTTCGAGGACTTCCGCATCGGCGACGTGATCGAATCGGAAGGGGCGACCCTGACCGACAGCCAGATCATGGATTTCGCCCTGCGCTTCGACCCGCAGCCCTTCCATATGGACGCGGCGGCGGCGGCCGACGGGCCGTTCCAGGGGCTGATCGCCAGCGGTTTCCACACCCTGTCGCTGACCTTCCGGCTGATCCGCGACACCGGCATCATCACCGGCACCAGCCTTGGCGGCTCCGGCATGGACGAACTGCGCTGGCTGCGGCCGGTGCGGCCCGGCGACACCATCCGCGCCCGGGTCGAGGTGGTGGAGACCATCCCGTCGCGCCGCGGCGGGCGCGGCACGGTGCGGCTGGCCTACACCACGGTGAACCAGCGCGGCGAGCCGGTGATGACCTGCATCATGAACCACATCATCGCCGGACGGGGCGGGCCGCAGACCGTCGAGGTCTGA
- a CDS encoding hybrid sensor histidine kinase/response regulator, translating to MRTTTGDGRERRTGMSARQRIVRERRQYNQLAADQTLEDYALRYTAERARRWSAWRVANTALGAISFLACEALGAAVTLTYGFENAMAAILAVAVLSILVGLPITYHAAKAGVDIDLLARGAGFGYLGSTITSLVYASFTFILFSIEASIMSAGLTMVLGIPASVAHVISSLAVIPIAVYGIRFISRMQWATQPVWILLQCVPLAYFFLLDRETLAQWTSLPGVYAPDGGLSLLPFGMAASVLLSLLPQIGEQVDYLRFLPSQSRIGKVRWWTALLAGGPGWVVIGSLKLAAGSLLAFLAIKHGLAVEDAVQPNSMYHMAFLDVFGSPVAALALTGIFVVVCQMKINVTNAYAGSIAWSNFFSRLTRSHPGRVVWLVFNVLLALLLMEIGILGVIESILGLYANVAVGWLGAVAADLAVNKPLGFSPPGIEFKRAHLYDINPVGTGAMGLSVLCSTTAFFGLLGPVAQALAPFIGLVVAFAAAPLIAWRTGGRYYIARKSTQLPGEGATVRCSICENQFERPDMAFCPAYDAPICSLCCTLEARCHDLCKTDSRFADQIAHSLQRVLPKRMAAGVHTRTGHFIGVMTLFSLVLGGVLLVIDFQYANADAAERAAIHTALVTVFVCLFILSGVAAWLLVLAHESRRKAEEETGRQTAMLMDEIAAHERTDAALQKAKEVAEAANAAKSRYIIGVSHEIRAPLNAISGYAQLLESNSTQRPQDAVRVIRRSAEHLSNLIDGLLDISKIESGLRRLSRDKVQLIDFLDQLADMFRIQASAKGLEFRYARVPHLPVWVHTDSKILRQILINLLSNAVKYTESGHVALTVRYRSQIAEFEIADSGIGIRAEDLDRVFEPFERGRGAAVRAVAGTGLGLTITRVLTRIMGGDIAVRSEAGRGSVFTVRLLLSEAMHRPGEQVERRAITGYAGPQITILLADDDRDHLALMTDILRPLGFVLFTASDASSCLELAAQCKPDVAMLDISMPGESGWDLAEELRRQFADRIRIIMVSANAYEAQGPGDGRAPHDAFVAKPIEIHALLDRLQALTGLEWLHAAEKPAEPLAPPPAPADQTPDPSNQTPSNQTPESALRHLDDLRQLGRIGYIRGIEAKLREIEAEDAAALPFVERLRTLVRAFDLKGYMRAVEEASAQRDAARSDNDRAEDDLEEDGAVTG from the coding sequence ATGCGGACCACCACAGGCGACGGGCGGGAACGGCGGACGGGCATGAGCGCGAGGCAACGGATCGTCCGTGAACGCCGGCAATACAACCAGCTCGCCGCCGACCAGACGCTGGAGGACTACGCGCTCCGCTACACCGCGGAACGGGCGCGGCGCTGGAGCGCGTGGCGGGTCGCCAACACCGCGCTCGGCGCCATCTCCTTCCTGGCCTGCGAGGCGCTGGGCGCCGCCGTTACCCTGACCTACGGCTTCGAGAACGCCATGGCCGCCATCCTGGCGGTGGCGGTTCTCAGCATCCTGGTCGGACTGCCGATCACCTATCACGCGGCGAAGGCCGGGGTGGACATCGACCTGCTGGCCCGCGGCGCCGGCTTCGGCTATCTCGGCTCGACCATCACCTCGCTGGTCTACGCCTCCTTCACCTTCATCCTGTTCTCGATCGAGGCCAGCATCATGTCGGCCGGGCTGACCATGGTGCTGGGCATCCCGGCCTCGGTCGCCCATGTCATCAGTTCGCTGGCGGTGATCCCCATCGCCGTCTACGGCATCCGCTTCATCAGCCGCATGCAATGGGCGACGCAGCCGGTGTGGATCCTGCTGCAATGCGTGCCGCTGGCCTATTTCTTCCTGCTCGACCGCGAAACCCTGGCGCAATGGACCTCGCTGCCCGGCGTCTACGCCCCCGACGGCGGGCTGTCGCTGCTGCCTTTCGGCATGGCCGCCTCCGTCCTGCTCTCGCTGCTGCCGCAGATCGGCGAGCAGGTCGACTATCTGCGCTTCCTGCCCTCGCAGTCCCGCATCGGCAAGGTGCGCTGGTGGACGGCGCTGCTGGCCGGCGGACCGGGCTGGGTGGTGATCGGCAGCCTGAAGCTGGCGGCGGGGTCGCTGCTGGCCTTCCTCGCCATCAAGCACGGGCTGGCGGTGGAGGATGCGGTGCAGCCCAACAGCATGTACCACATGGCCTTTCTCGACGTGTTCGGCTCCCCCGTCGCGGCGCTGGCGCTGACCGGCATCTTCGTCGTCGTCTGCCAGATGAAGATCAACGTCACCAACGCCTATGCCGGCTCCATCGCCTGGTCGAACTTCTTCTCCCGCCTGACCCGCAGCCACCCCGGCCGCGTCGTCTGGCTGGTGTTCAACGTGCTGCTGGCCCTGCTGCTGATGGAGATCGGCATCCTCGGCGTGATCGAGAGCATCCTTGGCCTCTACGCCAACGTTGCGGTCGGCTGGCTGGGCGCCGTCGCCGCCGATCTGGCGGTCAACAAGCCTCTGGGCTTCAGCCCGCCGGGGATCGAGTTCAAGCGCGCCCATCTCTACGACATCAACCCGGTCGGCACCGGCGCCATGGGCCTGTCGGTTCTGTGCTCGACTACCGCCTTCTTCGGCCTTCTCGGTCCGGTGGCCCAGGCGCTGGCCCCCTTCATCGGGCTGGTCGTCGCCTTCGCCGCCGCCCCGCTGATCGCCTGGAGAACCGGGGGCCGCTATTACATCGCCCGCAAGTCCACTCAACTGCCCGGCGAGGGCGCCACCGTCCGCTGTTCGATCTGCGAGAACCAGTTCGAGCGGCCGGACATGGCCTTCTGCCCGGCCTACGACGCGCCGATCTGCTCGCTCTGCTGCACGCTGGAGGCGCGCTGCCACGATCTGTGCAAGACCGACAGCCGCTTCGCCGACCAGATCGCCCACAGCCTGCAACGGGTCCTGCCCAAGCGCATGGCTGCCGGGGTCCACACCCGCACCGGCCATTTCATCGGGGTGATGACGCTGTTCTCGCTGGTGCTGGGCGGGGTGCTGCTGGTCATCGACTTCCAGTACGCCAATGCCGACGCGGCGGAGCGGGCGGCGATCCACACCGCGCTGGTCACCGTCTTCGTCTGCCTGTTCATCCTGTCCGGCGTCGCCGCCTGGCTCTTGGTGCTGGCCCATGAAAGCCGCCGCAAGGCGGAGGAGGAGACCGGCCGCCAGACCGCCATGCTGATGGACGAGATCGCCGCCCACGAACGCACCGACGCGGCCCTCCAGAAGGCCAAGGAGGTGGCGGAGGCCGCCAACGCCGCCAAGAGCCGCTACATCATCGGCGTCAGCCACGAAATCCGCGCGCCGCTCAACGCCATCTCCGGCTATGCCCAGCTTCTGGAGAGCAACAGCACCCAGCGTCCGCAGGACGCCGTCCGAGTCATCCGCCGCAGCGCGGAACATCTGTCGAACCTGATCGACGGGCTGCTCGACATCTCCAAGATCGAATCGGGCCTGCGCCGGCTCAGCCGCGACAAGGTGCAGCTGATCGACTTTCTCGACCAGCTGGCCGACATGTTCCGCATCCAGGCCTCGGCCAAGGGGCTTGAGTTCCGCTATGCCCGCGTGCCGCACCTGCCGGTCTGGGTCCACACCGACAGCAAGATCCTGCGCCAGATCCTGATCAACCTGCTGTCGAACGCGGTGAAATACACCGAGAGCGGCCATGTCGCCCTGACCGTCCGCTACCGCAGCCAGATCGCCGAGTTCGAGATCGCCGACAGCGGCATCGGCATCCGCGCCGAGGATCTCGACCGCGTCTTCGAACCGTTCGAGCGCGGGCGGGGGGCGGCGGTGCGGGCGGTGGCCGGCACCGGACTCGGCCTGACCATCACGCGGGTGCTGACCCGGATCATGGGCGGCGACATCGCCGTGCGCAGCGAAGCCGGGCGGGGCAGCGTGTTCACCGTCCGCCTGCTGCTGTCGGAGGCCATGCACCGGCCGGGCGAGCAGGTGGAGCGCCGCGCCATCACCGGCTATGCCGGGCCGCAGATCACCATCCTGCTGGCCGACGACGACCGCGACCATCTGGCGCTGATGACCGACATCCTGCGCCCGCTGGGGTTCGTGCTGTTCACCGCGTCGGACGCCTCCTCCTGCCTGGAACTGGCCGCGCAGTGCAAGCCGGACGTCGCCATGCTCGACATCTCGATGCCCGGTGAGAGCGGCTGGGATCTGGCGGAGGAGCTGCGCCGCCAGTTCGCCGACCGCATCCGCATCATCATGGTCTCCGCCAACGCCTACGAGGCGCAGGGGCCGGGCGACGGCCGGGCGCCGCATGACGCCTTCGTCGCCAAGCCCATCGAGATCCACGCGCTGCTCGACCGCTTGCAGGCGCTGACCGGCCTGGAATGGCTCCATGCGGCGGAAAAGCCGGCGGAACCGCTTGCCCCGCCGCCCGCGCCGGCCGATCAAACCCCGGACCCGTCCAATCAAACGCCGTCCAATCAAACGCCGGAGTCGGCGCTGCGTCATCTCGACGACCTGCGCCAGCTTGGCCGGATCGGCTATATTCGCGGGATCGAGGCCAAGCTGCGCGAGATCGAGGCGGAGGATGCCGCCGCCCTGCCTTTCGTCGAGCGGCTGCGAACGCTGGTGCGCGCCTTCGACCTGAAGGGCTATATGCGTGCGGTGGAAGAGGCGTCGGCACAGCGAGACGCCGCGCGGAGCGACAATGATCGGGCGGAAGATGATCTGGAAGAAGACGGGGCCGTGACGGGATGA
- a CDS encoding response regulator, translated as MVVEAGGRTRQVRTIHDLGVLLVEDDDFTRKLIYRLLHDIGLRTVFEAADGVQALDILRKNGEDVDVAICDLEMPRMTGLDLLHALRTATGNPLADLPVLVLTGHREADVVKRAIAYGISGYLVKPVSKADLTKRLAFVMQKRQ; from the coding sequence ATGGTGGTGGAGGCAGGTGGGCGGACCCGCCAGGTCCGGACGATACATGATCTCGGTGTGCTTCTGGTCGAGGACGACGACTTCACCCGCAAGCTGATCTACCGGCTGCTGCACGACATCGGGCTGCGGACGGTGTTCGAGGCGGCGGACGGCGTCCAGGCGCTCGACATCCTGCGCAAGAACGGCGAGGACGTCGACGTGGCGATCTGCGACCTGGAAATGCCGCGGATGACCGGGCTGGACCTGCTGCACGCCCTGCGCACCGCCACCGGCAACCCGCTGGCCGACCTGCCGGTGCTGGTGCTGACCGGCCACCGCGAGGCGGATGTGGTGAAGCGCGCCATCGCCTATGGCATCTCCGGCTACCTGGTGAAACCGGTCTCGAAGGCCGACCTGACGAAGCGCCTGGCCTTCGTCATGCAGAAGCGCCAATAG
- a CDS encoding response regulator, with amino-acid sequence MKRRDMILVVDDTPDTLGFLTEAIEQADLTVLVAVDGESALDLVGQITPDLILMDAVMPGLDGFETCRRLKQIPHLSHIPVIFMTGLSDTEHVVKGLEAGGVDYVTKPIVVDELIARIRVHLTNARVAYGARAALDATGRFLLATDGEGRLLWCTPQAERLLGGLLPGPDGVRPEAASSLAAGLVRLRQSSSPGASAETFTLDLPDGEGVRRLEFTYLSPANPDEYLFRLSEPTAGRQEAILRDALGLTAREAEVLLWIANGKPNRDIGEILGISPRTVNKHLEQVFAKLGVENRASAAALAIRTLAARA; translated from the coding sequence ATGAAGCGCCGCGACATGATCCTGGTGGTGGACGACACCCCCGACACGCTGGGATTCCTGACGGAGGCCATCGAACAGGCCGACCTGACCGTGCTGGTCGCCGTCGACGGCGAAAGTGCCCTGGACCTCGTCGGCCAGATCACCCCGGACCTGATCCTGATGGATGCGGTGATGCCCGGCCTCGACGGCTTCGAGACCTGCCGGCGGCTGAAGCAGATCCCCCACCTGTCGCACATCCCCGTCATCTTCATGACCGGCCTCAGCGACACCGAGCATGTGGTGAAGGGGCTGGAGGCCGGCGGCGTCGACTACGTCACCAAGCCGATCGTGGTGGACGAGCTGATCGCCCGCATCCGCGTCCATCTGACCAACGCCCGCGTCGCCTACGGTGCCCGCGCCGCGCTCGACGCCACTGGCCGCTTCCTGCTGGCGACCGACGGGGAGGGCAGGCTGCTGTGGTGCACCCCGCAGGCGGAGCGGCTGTTGGGCGGCCTGCTGCCCGGCCCCGACGGCGTGCGCCCCGAAGCGGCATCCTCCCTGGCCGCCGGTCTGGTCCGGTTGCGCCAATCCTCCTCCCCCGGCGCCTCGGCGGAGACCTTCACGCTGGACCTGCCGGACGGCGAGGGCGTGCGGCGGCTGGAATTCACCTATCTCAGCCCGGCCAACCCCGACGAGTACCTGTTCCGCCTCAGCGAGCCGACCGCCGGACGGCAGGAGGCGATTCTCCGCGACGCGCTCGGCCTTACCGCGCGCGAGGCGGAGGTTCTGCTGTGGATCGCCAACGGCAAGCCCAACCGCGACATCGGCGAGATCCTGGGCATCAGCCCGCGCACGGTGAACAAGCACCTGGAGCAGGTCTTCGCCAAGCTGGGGGTGGAAAACCGCGCCTCCGCCGCCGCGCTGGCGATCCGCACCCTGGCCGCGCGGGCCTGA
- a CDS encoding exopolysaccharide biosynthesis protein, which produces MSKDRPPGSSPRSYDAPHPSPERASAEGSCARVSDLLDDFLTRGAATGAATGDPLSNDPAVPSRIPPGETSSRISLGEIMDALGDRAFGALLLILSIPNVLPVPGLSTATGVPMILLGAQMALGRHGPWLPRRMLAASFDRKAFLGVIRRAKPWAERVERHLRPRMPALAGPTAERLLGLAVMVLAGILSLPIVFGNQPPAFAIALIALGLMESDGAFVSAGLIAGLLSIAIIAAVLLGLGQAAVAVAQQLIG; this is translated from the coding sequence GTGAGCAAAGATCGACCTCCCGGGTCGTCCCCCAGGTCGTACGACGCACCCCATCCCAGTCCGGAAAGGGCCAGTGCGGAAGGGAGTTGTGCGCGCGTTTCGGACCTGCTGGACGACTTCCTGACGCGCGGCGCCGCCACCGGGGCCGCCACCGGCGATCCCCTTTCCAACGATCCGGCCGTACCGTCCCGCATCCCGCCCGGCGAGACGTCTTCGCGAATCTCGCTCGGCGAGATTATGGACGCGCTGGGCGACCGTGCCTTCGGCGCGCTGCTGCTGATCCTTTCCATTCCCAACGTGCTGCCGGTTCCCGGCCTGTCGACCGCCACCGGCGTGCCGATGATCCTGCTCGGCGCCCAGATGGCGCTGGGCCGGCATGGCCCCTGGCTGCCGCGCCGCATGCTGGCGGCCAGTTTCGACCGCAAGGCCTTCCTGGGCGTGATCCGCCGGGCCAAGCCCTGGGCGGAGCGGGTGGAGCGCCATTTGCGCCCACGCATGCCGGCGCTGGCCGGTCCCACCGCCGAACGGCTGCTGGGGCTGGCGGTGATGGTTCTGGCCGGCATCCTGTCCCTTCCCATCGTTTTCGGAAACCAGCCCCCTGCCTTCGCCATCGCGCTGATCGCGCTGGGGCTGATGGAATCCGACGGTGCCTTCGTCTCGGCCGGCCTGATCGCCGGCCTTCTGTCCATCGCCATCATCGCCGCCGTCCTGCTCGGTCTCGGGCAGGCGGCGGTCGCCGTGGCGCAACAATTGATCGGTTGA
- a CDS encoding chemotaxis protein CheW — MSPNPAQTASTPSPFRCVVFSVAGRALALPVESVRRFLPLPRLDRLPTAPLPVEGVFRYQGEVVPVLRLDVLLDLAGEGAGAAEPNLYSPLLLVTWQGRPAALLADRVHGDTAVDPAERTPSDPSLTFNGCAAGAFPDRMTGRGGTVTLLDPDRLLSEAEGRLLDAFRAVAERRLAQWQHAQDPASSAGGAA, encoded by the coding sequence ATGTCACCAAACCCTGCGCAAACTGCCTCCACCCCGTCGCCATTCCGTTGCGTCGTGTTTTCGGTTGCCGGCCGGGCGCTGGCGCTGCCGGTGGAGTCCGTGCGGCGTTTTTTGCCGTTGCCGCGTCTCGACCGGCTGCCGACGGCGCCGCTGCCGGTGGAGGGCGTTTTCCGCTATCAGGGGGAGGTGGTTCCGGTCCTGCGCCTGGACGTGCTGCTGGATCTGGCCGGGGAGGGCGCCGGGGCCGCCGAGCCGAACCTCTATTCGCCGCTGCTCCTCGTCACCTGGCAGGGGCGGCCGGCGGCGCTGCTGGCCGACCGGGTCCATGGCGATACCGCGGTCGATCCCGCCGAGCGCACCCCCTCCGACCCGTCGCTGACCTTCAACGGCTGTGCCGCCGGCGCCTTTCCGGACCGGATGACCGGCCGCGGCGGCACCGTGACCCTGCTGGATCCCGACCGGCTGCTCAGCGAGGCGGAAGGCCGGCTGCTCGACGCCTTCCGCGCCGTGGCGGAGCGCAGGCTGGCGCAGTGGCAGCACGCTCAGGACCCGGCCTCTTCCGCGGGCGGTGCCGCATGA
- a CDS encoding hemolysin family protein, producing the protein MIWELLVIVLLILLNAFFAMSEMALVSARRARLQQMAEEKGGAGARVALELSEDPSRFLSTVQVGISLTGIIAGAYGGSTLAERLGGVLDEQVAWIAPYGHTVAFALVVAAITYFSLIIGELVPKRVALISSERIAAMVAAPMRTVSRLSAPVVWLLGVSSDAVLKLLRLPTSREQTVTEEEVKTLIAEGTQSGVFEPAERQMIEGVMHLSDRTVRSIMTPRPDLIWLDIDDSPDAIGREICDSGYSRFPVCRGDVDELQGIVAAKALLDQSLKGVSFDIRAAMVQPLVVHDGTPVFRLLDLFKQASVHMAVVVDEYGSVEGLVTMTDILEAIAGELPDSSHEGDTAAVQREDGSWLVDGMTPVEEVEALVGVKNMKGEGDFHTIAGFLLDHFGHVPTAAEHFHWNGIRFEVVDMDGRRIDKVLIQLNPEVSEG; encoded by the coding sequence ATGATCTGGGAACTGTTGGTCATCGTCTTGCTGATCCTGCTCAACGCCTTCTTCGCGATGTCGGAGATGGCGCTGGTGTCGGCGCGCCGCGCCCGGCTTCAGCAGATGGCCGAGGAGAAAGGCGGCGCGGGCGCCCGCGTCGCGCTGGAGCTGTCGGAGGATCCGAGCCGCTTCCTGTCCACCGTGCAGGTCGGCATCAGCCTGACCGGCATCATCGCCGGCGCCTATGGCGGCTCCACCCTGGCCGAACGGCTCGGCGGCGTGCTGGACGAACAGGTCGCCTGGATCGCCCCCTACGGCCACACCGTCGCGTTCGCCCTGGTGGTTGCCGCCATCACCTATTTCTCCCTCATCATCGGCGAACTGGTGCCCAAGCGCGTCGCCCTGATCTCGTCGGAGCGGATCGCCGCCATGGTCGCCGCCCCGATGCGGACGGTGTCGCGCCTGTCAGCCCCGGTGGTCTGGCTTCTCGGCGTGTCGAGCGACGCGGTGCTGAAGCTTCTGCGCCTGCCGACCTCGCGCGAGCAGACGGTGACGGAGGAGGAGGTCAAGACCCTGATCGCCGAAGGCACCCAGAGCGGCGTCTTCGAGCCGGCCGAGCGCCAGATGATCGAGGGGGTGATGCATCTGTCCGACCGCACGGTGCGGTCGATCATGACGCCGCGCCCCGACCTGATCTGGCTCGACATCGACGACAGTCCCGACGCCATCGGCCGCGAGATCTGCGACAGCGGCTATTCCCGCTTCCCGGTCTGCCGCGGCGACGTCGACGAGCTGCAGGGCATCGTCGCGGCCAAGGCGCTGCTCGACCAGTCGCTGAAGGGGGTTTCCTTCGACATCCGGGCGGCGATGGTCCAGCCGCTGGTCGTCCATGACGGCACGCCGGTCTTCCGCCTGCTCGACCTGTTCAAGCAGGCCAGCGTCCACATGGCGGTGGTGGTGGACGAGTACGGCAGCGTCGAGGGTCTGGTCACCATGACCGACATCCTGGAGGCGATCGCCGGCGAACTGCCCGACAGCAGCCACGAAGGCGACACCGCCGCCGTCCAGCGCGAGGACGGCAGCTGGCTGGTCGACGGCATGACCCCGGTCGAGGAGGTCGAGGCGCTGGTCGGCGTCAAGAACATGAAGGGGGAGGGCGATTTCCACACCATCGCCGGCTTCCTGCTCGATCATTTCGGTCACGTTCCGACCGCGGCGGAGCATTTCCACTGGAACGGCATCCGTTTCGAGGTCGTCGACATGGACGGCCGCCGCATCGACAAGGTGCTGATCCAGCTGAACCCGGAGGTTTCGGAGGGGTAG